One window from the genome of Glycine soja cultivar W05 chromosome 12, ASM419377v2, whole genome shotgun sequence encodes:
- the LOC114377989 gene encoding F-box/LRR-repeat protein At1g67190-like encodes MDQLPVEVIGNILSHLRAARDVVIASASCRKWRLACCKHLHTLSFNSKDWPIYRDLTTTRLEILITQTIFQTSGLQSLSILMEDVDEFSASTVTAWLLYTRETLRQLHYNVKTTPNVNILEICGRHKLEILDLAHNSIVGVEPNYQRFPCLKSLSLSYVSISALDLNLLVSACPKIETFELVNPEIAMSDAQVTVELSSSTLKSVYVEAISLDKFLLEADGLECLHLKDCALEFFELIGKGTLKHFKIDDVSVIHLDIGETVENLETVDISNFPIIWPKFYQMISRSSNLKRLRLWDVMFDDEDEVVDLETIATCFPYLSHLSLSYDVRDGVLYYGLQGSSYLESVVVLELGWTVINDLFSHWVEGLLKRCPNLKKLVIHGIVSEAKSHEECQMLANFTTSMVELMRRYTHVDPYFKYE; translated from the coding sequence ATGGACCAGCTTCCTGTTGAAGTGATTGGGAACATTCTGTCACACTTGAGGGCTGCAAGAGATGTGGTGATAGCTTCCGCATCATGCAGGAAATGGCGACTAGCGTGCTGCAAGCACCTTCATACACTCTCCTTCAACTCCAAAGATTGGCCCATTTACCGGGATTTGACAACTACCCGCCTTGAGATTTTGATCACACAAACCATTTTCCAGACCTCAGGGTTGCAGTCCCTCTCCATTTTGATGGAAGATGTGGATGAATTCTCGGCTTCCACTGTTACTGCTTGGCTCTTGTACACCAGGGAAACTCTCAGGCAATTGCATTATAATGTCAAGACTACGCCTAATGTTAACATTCTTGAAATATGTGGCAGGCATAAGCTGGAAATACTGGATCTGGCTCATAATTCCATTGTGGGGGTTGAGCCTAATTATCAGCGGTTCCCTTGTTTGAAATCTCTTTCCTTGAGTTATGTTAGTATATCTGCATTGGATCTAAATCTTTTGGTGTCTGCATGTCCGAAGATTGAAACTTTTGAACTTGTCAATCCAGAGATTGCAATGTCTGATGCACAGGTGACCGTTGAATTGAGTAGCTCAACGCTGAAGAGTGTGTATGTAGAAGCAATTAGTTTGGACAAGTTTTTATTGGAGGCTGATGGGCTTGAGTGCTTGCACTTGAAAGATTGTGCACTCGAGTTTTTTGAACTCATTGGCAAGGGGACCTTGAAGCATTTTAAGATTGATGATGTTAGTGTTATACATCTTGATATTGGTGAGACAGTTGAGAATCTTGAGACTGTGGATATCAGCAACTTCCCAATTATATGGCCAAAGTTTTACCAGATGATTTCAAGATCGTCGAATTTGAAGAGGCTTCGGCTTTGGGATGTAATGTTTGATGATGAGGATGAGGTTGTGGATTTGGAAACAATCGCGACTTGCTTTCCCTACCTGAGCCATTTATCTCTGAGTTATGATGTGAGGGATGGAGTGCTTTACTATGGTTTACAAGGCTCTTCCTATCTGGAGAGTGTTGTTGTCTTGGAGCTTGGCTGGACTGTGATCAATGATCTTTTCTCCCACTGGGTTGAGGGTCTGCTCAAGCGTTGCCCCAATCTGAAGAAGTTGGTCATTCATGGGATTGTTTCTGAGGCTAAGTCTCATGAAGAATGCCAGATGTTAGCCAATTTCACTACATCCATGGTTGAGCTGATGAGGAGATACACACATGTAGATCCATATTTTAAGTATgaataa